The Candidatus Rokuibacteriota bacterium genome has a window encoding:
- the dsrM gene encoding sulfate reduction electron transfer complex DsrMKJOP subunit DsrM, with amino-acid sequence MSALAPLALVLLLAGLALGAAQIAGLRPVLGVLLPYAAFVTFLLGVCHRILVWVRAPVPFRIPTTCGQQRSLPWITPSRIENPSSTAGVVARMALEVCLFRSLLRGSRAELREGPRLVYADDRLLWLAALAFHWSLLLVVLRHLRFFLEPVPAAIRALAALDGFFQLGAPGLYATDVVLVAALGYLLWRRLANPQLRYLSLSADYFALYLLLGLAASGLLMRHVVRADVLAVKQLALGLVTLSPTVPEGVGSLALLHLLLLSTLAAYFPFSKLMHMGGIFLSPTRNLANTSRAHRHVNPWNAPVATHSYEEWEDEFRDKIRAAGLPLEKG; translated from the coding sequence GTGAGCGCGCTGGCGCCCCTCGCCCTCGTCCTGCTCCTGGCCGGGCTGGCGCTCGGGGCGGCTCAGATCGCCGGGCTCCGCCCCGTGCTCGGCGTGCTCCTCCCCTACGCGGCCTTCGTCACCTTCCTCCTCGGGGTATGCCATCGCATCCTGGTGTGGGTGCGCGCTCCTGTCCCCTTCCGCATCCCCACCACCTGCGGCCAGCAGCGCTCCCTTCCCTGGATCACGCCGAGCCGCATCGAGAACCCGTCCTCGACCGCTGGCGTCGTGGCGCGCATGGCGCTGGAGGTGTGTCTGTTCCGGTCGCTGCTCCGCGGCAGCCGGGCCGAGCTGCGGGAAGGGCCGCGGCTGGTGTACGCCGACGACCGGCTCCTCTGGCTGGCGGCGCTGGCCTTCCACTGGTCGCTCCTCCTCGTCGTCCTGAGACACCTGCGCTTCTTCCTGGAACCAGTGCCCGCAGCGATCCGCGCGCTGGCAGCGCTGGACGGCTTCTTCCAGCTGGGCGCCCCGGGGCTCTACGCCACGGACGTCGTCCTCGTGGCCGCGCTGGGCTACCTCCTCTGGCGGAGGCTCGCGAACCCGCAGCTCCGGTACCTGTCGTTGTCCGCCGACTACTTCGCGCTCTACCTGCTGCTGGGGCTGGCCGCCTCCGGTCTGCTCATGCGGCATGTGGTGAGGGCGGACGTCCTGGCGGTGAAGCAGCTCGCTCTCGGCCTCGTGACCCTCTCCCCCACTGTCCCCGAGGGCGTGGGCTCCCTGGCGCTCCTGCACCTCCTCCTCCTGAGCACGCTCGCCGCCTACTTCCCCTTCAGCAAGCTCATGCACATGGGCGGCATCTTCCTGAGCCCGACGCGGAACCTGGCCAATACCAGCCGCGCGCATCGCCACGTCAACCCCTGGAACGCGCCCGTCGCCACCCACAGCTACGAGGAGTGGGAGGACGAGTTCCGGGACAAGATCAGGGCGGCCGGCCTGCCGCTCGAGAAGGGATAG
- a CDS encoding (Fe-S)-binding protein produces the protein MAEEAPAPAELAKVDYRPPARDWREPAVDFRRGTYCYGAAPKNLQYLGLPNPRPWQPHDADWKLPPDWKQTILAGMKDRLERFRSFRLFMDICVRCGACADKCHFYLGTGDPKNMPVLRAELMRSVYRRYFTLPGRLLGRLGGGRELTEDVLKEWFYYYHQCTECRRCSVFCPFGIDTAEVTMMGRELLTLVGCNINWILEPAANCYRTGNHLGIQPHAFKDSVDFAVDELEEMTGIRVEAPINKKGAEILYVIPSAETFGTPHYYTLLGTLLLFHAIGLDYTLSAYASEGGNFGLFTSHEVMKRLNAKIYAEARRLGVKWILGGECGHMWRVVHQYMDTMNGPADFLEEPVSPVTGTRFAQARSTKMVHICEFTADLIREGKLRVDPRRNDHWVATFHDSCNPARAMGLLEEPRFVLRSVCQRFHEMPESTIRERTFCCGSGSGLGTDENFEMRMRGGFPRANAVRHVRDRFGVNLVACICAIDKATLPPLLEYWVPGMNVAGVHELVGNALVVEGEKARTQDLRGQPLASPEAPAGA, from the coding sequence ATGGCGGAAGAGGCCCCGGCCCCCGCGGAGCTCGCGAAGGTCGACTACCGGCCGCCGGCGCGCGACTGGCGGGAGCCCGCCGTCGACTTCCGCAGGGGGACGTACTGCTACGGCGCCGCGCCAAAGAACCTCCAGTACCTCGGGCTGCCCAACCCACGGCCGTGGCAGCCCCACGACGCGGACTGGAAGCTCCCCCCCGACTGGAAGCAGACGATCCTGGCGGGCATGAAGGACAGGCTCGAGCGCTTCCGGTCCTTCCGCCTGTTCATGGACATCTGCGTGCGCTGCGGGGCCTGCGCCGACAAGTGCCACTTCTACCTCGGCACCGGTGACCCCAAGAACATGCCGGTGCTGAGAGCCGAGCTGATGCGCTCGGTGTACCGGCGCTACTTCACCCTGCCCGGCCGGCTGCTGGGCCGGCTCGGGGGGGGGCGGGAGCTCACGGAGGACGTGCTCAAGGAGTGGTTCTACTACTACCACCAGTGCACGGAGTGCCGCCGCTGCTCGGTCTTCTGCCCCTTCGGGATCGACACGGCCGAAGTGACCATGATGGGGCGCGAGCTCTTGACCCTCGTGGGCTGCAACATCAACTGGATCCTCGAGCCGGCGGCGAATTGCTACCGGACGGGCAATCACCTCGGGATCCAGCCGCATGCCTTCAAGGACAGCGTCGACTTCGCCGTGGACGAGCTGGAGGAGATGACCGGCATCCGCGTGGAGGCGCCCATCAACAAGAAGGGCGCCGAGATCCTGTACGTCATCCCGTCGGCGGAGACCTTCGGGACGCCCCACTACTACACGCTCCTGGGCACGTTGCTCCTCTTCCACGCCATCGGCCTGGACTACACGCTCAGCGCCTACGCCTCGGAGGGCGGCAACTTCGGCCTCTTCACCTCCCACGAGGTGATGAAGCGGCTGAACGCCAAGATCTACGCCGAGGCCCGGCGGCTGGGGGTCAAGTGGATCCTCGGCGGCGAGTGCGGCCACATGTGGCGTGTCGTCCACCAGTACATGGACACCATGAACGGCCCGGCGGACTTCCTGGAGGAGCCCGTCTCGCCGGTGACGGGCACGCGGTTCGCGCAGGCGCGGTCCACGAAGATGGTGCATATCTGCGAATTCACGGCCGATCTCATCCGCGAGGGCAAGCTCCGGGTCGACCCGCGGCGGAACGACCACTGGGTCGCGACCTTCCATGACTCCTGCAACCCGGCCCGGGCGATGGGGCTTCTCGAGGAGCCGCGCTTCGTCCTCCGGAGTGTGTGCCAGCGCTTCCACGAGATGCCCGAGAGCACCATCCGCGAGCGGACCTTCTGCTGCGGGAGCGGGTCGGGTCTCGGCACGGACGAGAACTTCGAGATGCGCATGCGGGGCGGCTTCCCCCGGGCCAATGCCGTGCGGCATGTGCGGGACCGCTTCGGCGTGAACCTGGTCGCCTGCATCTGCGCCATCGACAAGGCCACGCTCCCGCCGCTCCTGGAGTACTGGGTGCCGGGGATGAACGTGGCCGGCGTGCACGAGCTCGTGGGCAATGCCCTCGTGGTCGAGGGCGAGAAGGCGCGGACCCAGGACCTGCGCGGCCAGCCCCTCGCCTCGCCGGAGGCGCCCGCCGGTGCGTGA
- the dsrJ gene encoding sulfate reduction electron transfer complex DsrMKJOP subunit DsrJ — translation MRDRGLLVGGLALFVAVVTFPVWYNVAAGTTARGPEPVRPAAAGRCVAPTEYMRASHMSLLMAWRDDVVRGQERNFVGPDGKTYAKSLTRTCLGCHTNKAEFCDRCHASAAVTLTCWECHIDPASLRRAGR, via the coding sequence GTGCGTGACCGGGGCCTGCTGGTGGGCGGCCTGGCCCTCTTCGTGGCCGTGGTCACCTTCCCGGTCTGGTACAACGTCGCCGCCGGGACGACCGCGCGGGGCCCCGAGCCGGTGCGTCCCGCGGCGGCCGGGCGCTGCGTGGCGCCCACGGAGTACATGCGCGCCTCGCACATGAGCCTGCTGATGGCGTGGCGGGACGACGTGGTGCGAGGGCAGGAGCGCAATTTCGTGGGCCCCGACGGGAAGACCTATGCCAAGAGCCTCACCCGCACCTGTCTCGGCTGCCACACCAACAAGGCGGAGTTCTGCGACCGCTGCCACGCCTCCGCGGCCGTCACGCTCACCTGCTGGGAGTGCCACATCGATCCCGCCTCGCTCCGGAGGGCAGGGCGATGA
- a CDS encoding 4Fe-4S dicluster domain-containing protein, whose product MSVDRRAFLGAAGLCALAVTGTRSLEALAGTGRPETAPQGRRVPRWGMVVDLRRCLQADGCTDCIAACERAHNVPRLPSRAHEVKWIWREPYERAFAQRGSGYADEALRGKLVPVLCNHCDNPPCVRVCPVKATWKREDGIVMMDWHRCIGCRYCMAACPYGARSFNWLDPRPRVKEVNPDFPTRTRGVVEKCNFCEERLAQGRGPACVEACRERALAFGDLRDPGSQVREQLRSRHAMRRKPELGTEPSVYYRA is encoded by the coding sequence ATGAGCGTGGATCGCCGGGCCTTCCTGGGCGCGGCCGGGCTCTGCGCGCTGGCCGTCACCGGAACGCGCTCCCTCGAGGCGCTGGCCGGCACCGGCCGCCCGGAGACGGCGCCCCAGGGACGCCGCGTCCCACGCTGGGGCATGGTCGTCGATCTGCGAAGATGCCTCCAGGCGGATGGCTGCACCGACTGCATCGCCGCCTGCGAGCGCGCGCACAACGTGCCGCGGCTTCCGTCGCGGGCGCACGAGGTGAAGTGGATCTGGCGCGAGCCCTACGAGCGGGCCTTCGCCCAGCGCGGCAGCGGGTACGCGGACGAGGCCTTGAGAGGCAAGCTCGTCCCCGTGCTGTGCAACCACTGCGACAACCCCCCGTGCGTGCGCGTCTGCCCCGTCAAGGCCACGTGGAAACGCGAGGACGGCATCGTCATGATGGACTGGCACCGCTGCATCGGCTGCCGCTACTGCATGGCGGCCTGTCCCTACGGGGCGCGGAGCTTCAACTGGCTCGACCCGCGGCCTCGGGTCAAGGAGGTGAACCCGGACTTCCCCACGCGCACCCGGGGAGTCGTCGAGAAATGCAACTTCTGCGAGGAGCGGCTCGCCCAGGGGCGCGGGCCGGCCTGCGTGGAGGCCTGCCGGGAGCGGGCGCTCGCCTTCGGCGACCTGCGCGACCCCGGCTCCCAGGTGCGGGAGCAGCTCCGGAGTCGCCACGCCATGCGCCGGAAGCCCGAGCTCGGCACCGAGCCGAGCGTCTACTACCGGGCATGA
- the nrfD gene encoding polysulfide reductase NrfD: protein MPDRAFGGGGRYWAWLGVLATLIVAGALAYQRQLALGLGITGLSRDVTWGLYIAQFTFLVGVAASAVVVVLPYYLHDYRVFGRITILGECLAVSAVAMCLLFVFVDMGQPARALNVLLYPTPSSIMFWDMLVLAGYLGLNAVIARATLAAEHRGVPPPRWLGPVIVLSIPWAVSIHTVTAFLYSGLPGRHLWLTALLAPRFLASAFASGPALLILLAMLLRRLTGFDVGREALQKLGLIVAYTMTVNVFFVLVELFTVFYSQAPEAIDHFEFLFLGLEGQAGLVPWMWASVILAVLSLGLLLTPRLRRDMRLLAAACAMVFASLWMDKGLGLIVGGFVPSPLGEVTGYVPTLPEVAIALAIWAVGSLLASVLFKVVVAVRGEPGGPDSHSRSVRAPVEA, encoded by the coding sequence GTGCCTGACAGGGCGTTCGGCGGCGGCGGGCGGTATTGGGCCTGGCTCGGTGTCCTGGCGACGCTGATCGTCGCGGGCGCGCTGGCCTACCAGCGGCAGCTCGCGCTGGGGCTGGGGATCACGGGGCTGAGCCGGGACGTGACCTGGGGCCTCTACATCGCCCAGTTCACCTTCCTGGTCGGGGTGGCGGCCTCGGCCGTCGTGGTGGTCCTGCCCTATTACCTGCACGACTACCGCGTCTTCGGCAGGATCACGATCCTCGGCGAGTGCCTCGCCGTCTCCGCCGTGGCCATGTGCCTGCTCTTCGTCTTCGTGGACATGGGCCAGCCCGCGCGCGCGCTCAACGTGCTCCTGTACCCGACGCCCAGCTCCATCATGTTCTGGGACATGCTCGTCCTCGCCGGCTACCTCGGGCTCAACGCCGTCATCGCCCGGGCCACGCTCGCCGCCGAGCACCGGGGCGTGCCGCCCCCCCGGTGGCTCGGGCCCGTCATCGTGCTCTCCATTCCCTGGGCCGTCAGCATCCACACGGTCACGGCGTTCCTGTACAGCGGGCTCCCCGGACGGCACCTGTGGCTGACCGCCCTCCTCGCCCCGCGCTTCCTCGCCTCGGCCTTCGCCTCGGGGCCCGCGCTGCTCATCCTCCTGGCCATGCTCCTCCGCCGGCTCACGGGCTTCGATGTCGGGCGGGAGGCCCTCCAGAAGCTCGGGCTGATCGTCGCCTACACGATGACCGTCAACGTCTTCTTCGTGCTCGTGGAGCTCTTCACCGTCTTCTACAGCCAGGCGCCCGAGGCGATCGACCACTTCGAGTTCCTGTTCCTGGGACTCGAGGGCCAGGCGGGACTCGTCCCGTGGATGTGGGCCTCGGTGATCCTGGCCGTGCTGTCGCTGGGCCTGCTCCTCACGCCGCGCCTGCGCCGGGACATGCGGCTCCTGGCCGCCGCCTGCGCCATGGTGTTCGCCTCGCTGTGGATGGACAAGGGCCTCGGCCTCATCGTCGGCGGCTTCGTGCCCTCGCCCCTGGGAGAGGTGACGGGCTATGTCCCGACGCTGCCGGAAGTCGCCATCGCGCTGGCCATCTGGGCCGTCGGCTCGCTCCTGGCCAGCGTGCTCTTCAAGGTCGTCGTCGCCGTGAGGGGGGAGCCGGGTGGCCCCGACTCCCACTCCCGCTCGGTCCGGGCCCCCGTCGAAGCATGA
- a CDS encoding Rrf2 family transcriptional regulator has protein sequence MKVRRESKYGLVGLIFLAQQAPGRVVGLKEIAARQGLPEHFLAKIFPKFVRYRLVRAYRGATRGYALARAPQDIKLREILEAIEGPEVTNQCFFWGSECDVTSPCPVHCRWREIRPWITDILERTTLQELVFKQQMVNEVTSKERQPADSPSTPAWIREQASGSP, from the coding sequence ATGAAGGTCAGGCGCGAGAGCAAGTACGGCCTCGTCGGGCTGATCTTCCTGGCCCAGCAGGCGCCCGGCCGGGTGGTCGGGCTCAAGGAGATCGCGGCGCGCCAGGGGCTGCCCGAGCACTTCCTGGCCAAGATCTTCCCGAAATTCGTCCGCTACCGGCTGGTGAGGGCCTACCGCGGCGCCACGCGAGGATATGCCCTGGCGCGGGCCCCGCAGGACATCAAGCTCCGCGAGATCCTCGAGGCCATCGAGGGGCCCGAGGTGACCAACCAGTGCTTCTTCTGGGGCAGCGAGTGCGACGTGACCAGTCCCTGCCCCGTGCATTGCCGGTGGAGAGAGATCCGACCCTGGATCACCGACATCCTCGAGCGGACCACGCTGCAGGAGCTGGTCTTCAAGCAGCAGATGGTGAACGAGGTCACGAGCAAGGAGCGGCAGCCCGCCGACAGCCCCTCCACGCCGGCCTGGATCCGCGAGCAGGCGTCGGGGAGCCCCTGA
- a CDS encoding bifunctional precorrin-2 dehydrogenase/sirohydrochlorin ferrochelatase, translating into MGGYPVCLELAGQPCLVIGGGPVAERKVEGLLAAGAAVTVVSPSLTAGLAALAHGGRIRHVAREYEPGDLARQRLALVATGKRQVDAAASREGRERGVWVNAADDPDRCDFTLPAVVRRGDLLVAVSTGGASPALARAVREELEGQLPEAYAALADIVAEVRRELRQRACSPGGEAWRRALDADLRRLVAEGRREEAKAHLLARLAPCP; encoded by the coding sequence ATGGGTGGCTATCCGGTGTGCCTCGAGCTTGCGGGCCAGCCCTGTCTCGTCATCGGCGGCGGGCCCGTCGCGGAGCGGAAGGTCGAGGGCCTCCTGGCGGCCGGGGCGGCGGTGACCGTCGTGAGCCCTTCGCTGACGGCTGGCCTGGCGGCCCTCGCCCACGGGGGGCGCATCCGCCACGTGGCGCGCGAGTACGAGCCCGGCGACCTGGCCCGGCAGAGACTCGCCCTGGTCGCCACCGGGAAGCGCCAGGTCGATGCGGCAGCCAGCCGCGAGGGTCGCGAGCGCGGCGTCTGGGTCAATGCCGCGGATGATCCGGATCGCTGCGACTTCACCCTCCCGGCGGTGGTCCGTCGCGGTGACCTCCTGGTGGCCGTGTCCACCGGGGGGGCGAGCCCCGCGCTGGCGCGAGCGGTGAGGGAGGAGCTCGAGGGCCAGCTCCCCGAAGCGTATGCGGCGCTCGCCGACATCGTCGCCGAGGTCAGGCGGGAGTTGAGGCAGCGCGCCTGCTCCCCCGGAGGAGAGGCGTGGCGCCGGGCTCTCGACGCCGATCTCCGCCGGCTCGTCGCCGAGGGACGGCGCGAGGAGGCGAAGGCCCACCTCCTGGCGAGGCTCGCCCCATGTCCGTAG
- the cobA gene encoding uroporphyrinogen-III C-methyltransferase: protein MSVGPVYLVGAGPGDPGLLTVRGLELLRRAEVVVYDRLVNPALLDEAPREATRIFAGKLTGIHSLPQEQINALLIAHARRGRRVVRLKGGDPFVFGRGGEEAEALLAAGIGFEIVPGVSSAVAVPAYAGIPVTHRGIARSFAVVTGHEDTGKGQPAVDWKRLATAVDTLVILMGVTALPGIVADLLAGGLSPDTPVALIRWGTTAAQQTITGTLGDILPRATGLAPPVVVIVGEVVALGQRLQWFEAAAGAIPLPALATCPTTSGAPRR, encoded by the coding sequence ATGTCCGTAGGCCCCGTGTATCTGGTCGGCGCAGGCCCCGGCGATCCGGGCCTCCTCACCGTGCGGGGCCTGGAGCTCCTGCGCCGGGCGGAGGTGGTGGTCTACGACCGCCTGGTCAATCCGGCCCTCCTGGACGAAGCCCCCAGGGAGGCGACCCGGATCTTCGCCGGCAAGCTCACGGGCATCCACAGCCTGCCTCAGGAGCAGATCAACGCCCTCCTCATCGCGCATGCCCGCCGCGGCCGGCGCGTGGTCAGGCTCAAGGGCGGTGATCCCTTTGTCTTCGGCCGGGGCGGTGAGGAGGCCGAGGCGCTCCTGGCGGCAGGGATCGGCTTCGAGATCGTGCCCGGCGTCAGCTCGGCCGTCGCGGTTCCCGCCTATGCCGGCATCCCCGTCACCCATCGGGGAATCGCCCGCTCCTTCGCCGTGGTCACCGGCCACGAGGACACCGGCAAGGGCCAGCCCGCGGTGGACTGGAAGCGGCTCGCGACGGCCGTGGACACGCTCGTCATCCTGATGGGCGTGACGGCCCTGCCCGGGATCGTCGCCGATCTGCTCGCCGGCGGCCTGTCGCCGGACACCCCCGTCGCCCTCATCCGGTGGGGAACCACGGCGGCCCAGCAGACGATCACCGGCACCCTCGGAGACATCCTCCCACGGGCGACAGGGCTTGCTCCTCCCGTCGTCGTCATCGTCGGGGAGGTCGTCGCGCTCGGCCAGCGGCTCCAGTGGTTCGAGGCCGCCGCCGGGGCCATCCCCCTCCCCGCGCTGGCCACCTGCCCGACGACCTCGGGCGCGC